One window from the genome of Oryza glaberrima chromosome 3, OglaRS2, whole genome shotgun sequence encodes:
- the LOC127766232 gene encoding uncharacterized protein LOC127766232 isoform X2: MWKTLQLCSSIHLRRHLRQEPKIICHGYANGASELNSNARSLLKGEICYTGKKKESISVSSSNIAVSSQGIGFSLEQRTGEKCLANSHLDVKLCTGIVKLVIDKCSYIFKSKGGIFDGNCRFQDVLKLGFWLSPETLRPFWRASELKPDDFLNILIGFGPDAAEVKKAIFLWNLYRWASWQSKAFQHLPRSNEIMVSILANAHMLSQAESLLLLLDGNRVLADAGKLFSQVIQAYAEAGNLGTSSSTDGKEKK; this comes from the exons ATGTGGAAGACTTTGCAGTTATGCAGCTCAATCCATCTCCGGCGGCATCTAAG GCAAGAACCTAAGATAATATGCCATGGTTATGCTAATGGTGCTTCAGAGCTGAATTCCAACGCAAGGAGCTTGTTGAAAGGTGAAATCTGCTACActgggaagaagaaagagagcatCTCTGTTTCCAGTTCAAACATCGCTGTCTCTTCACAGGGCATTGGATTTAGTTTGGAGCAAAGAACTGGAGAGAAGTGCTTAGCCAATTCCCATTTGGATGTAAAGCTGTGCACTGGAATTGTAAAGCTGGTTATAGATAAGTGCTCTTATATTTTTAAGAGTAAAGGGGGCATCTTTGATGGGAACTGCAGATTTCAAGATGTTCTTAAGCTTGGTTTCTGGCTCTCACCAGAGACACTCCGCCCATTTTGGCGTGCTTCAGAGCTGAAGCCTGATGATTTCCTTAACATCTTGATTGGCTTTGGGCCAGATGCTGCAGAAGTGAAGAAGGCAATATTTTTGTGGAATTTGTACCGGTGGGCTTCGTGGCAGAGCAAGGCATTCCAACATCTTCCAAGGTCGAATGAAATTATGGTGTCAATACTTGCAAATGCTCATATGCTTAGCCAAGCGGAATCATTGCTTCTCTTGTTGGATGGCAACAGGGTTCTGGCTGATGCAGGTAAACTGTTTAGTCAGGTTATCCAAGCGTATGCAGAAGCTGGCAACCTTG GTACTTCTTCATCTACTGATGGAAAGGAGAAAAAATGA
- the LOC127766232 gene encoding pentatricopeptide repeat-containing protein At5g15280, mitochondrial-like isoform X1, with protein sequence MWKTLQLCSSIHLRRHLRQEPKIICHGYANGASELNSNARSLLKGEICYTGKKKESISVSSSNIAVSSQGIGFSLEQRTGEKCLANSHLDVKLCTGIVKLVIDKCSYIFKSKGGIFDGNCRFQDVLKLGFWLSPETLRPFWRASELKPDDFLNILIGFGPDAAEVKKAIFLWNLYRWASWQSKAFQHLPRSNEIMVSILANAHMLSQAESLLLLLDGNRVLADAGKLFSQVIQAYAEAGNLGKSISIYDCAQDRCLIPSGSCYQVLLHLLMERRKNDLVLRVYLDMLGAGLGSYTEGDILDIVVKALIKKDKFLQAIGIIRQLKDLNIQMSKGSLSAVTQEFCKKKDIGDMMNFLEEWRWYF encoded by the exons ATGTGGAAGACTTTGCAGTTATGCAGCTCAATCCATCTCCGGCGGCATCTAAG GCAAGAACCTAAGATAATATGCCATGGTTATGCTAATGGTGCTTCAGAGCTGAATTCCAACGCAAGGAGCTTGTTGAAAGGTGAAATCTGCTACActgggaagaagaaagagagcatCTCTGTTTCCAGTTCAAACATCGCTGTCTCTTCACAGGGCATTGGATTTAGTTTGGAGCAAAGAACTGGAGAGAAGTGCTTAGCCAATTCCCATTTGGATGTAAAGCTGTGCACTGGAATTGTAAAGCTGGTTATAGATAAGTGCTCTTATATTTTTAAGAGTAAAGGGGGCATCTTTGATGGGAACTGCAGATTTCAAGATGTTCTTAAGCTTGGTTTCTGGCTCTCACCAGAGACACTCCGCCCATTTTGGCGTGCTTCAGAGCTGAAGCCTGATGATTTCCTTAACATCTTGATTGGCTTTGGGCCAGATGCTGCAGAAGTGAAGAAGGCAATATTTTTGTGGAATTTGTACCGGTGGGCTTCGTGGCAGAGCAAGGCATTCCAACATCTTCCAAGGTCGAATGAAATTATGGTGTCAATACTTGCAAATGCTCATATGCTTAGCCAAGCGGAATCATTGCTTCTCTTGTTGGATGGCAACAGGGTTCTGGCTGATGCAGGTAAACTGTTTAGTCAGGTTATCCAAGCGTATGCAGAAGCTGGCAACCTTGGTAAGTCAATTTCAATTTATGACTGTGCACAGGATAGGTGTCTGATTCCTTCAGGCTCATGCTACCAGGTACTTCTTCATCTACTGATGGAAAGGAGAAAAAATGACTTAGTTTTAAGAGTATATTTGGACATGCTTGGAGCTGGATTAGGTTCTTACACGGAAGGAGATATTCTTGATATTGTTGTCAAGGCTTTAATCAAGAAAGACAAATTTTTGCAAGCTATTGGTATAATTCGGCAGTTAAAGGATTTGAACATTCAAATGAGTAAGGGATCCTTATCAGCTGTCACACAAGAATTTTGCAAGAAGAAGGATATTGGAGATATGATGAATTTCTTAGAAGAGTGGAG GTGGTATTTTTAA